A region of Solanum dulcamara chromosome 7, daSolDulc1.2, whole genome shotgun sequence DNA encodes the following proteins:
- the LOC129894470 gene encoding RNA pseudouridine synthase 7 isoform X1: MNTKRKREDMEIVWQTPANPPERHDYIFRNGIRYVKPYYFEFISHVKNRWAGKTIVDLFSDEFKGRPRDYYESAVKSGRIQVDGQKVSVSYVVQSSQKISHFLHRHEPPVMSWDVEILCEEPDVLTVCKPASVPVHPCGQYRKNTVVGILQAEYGLAPLFPVHRLDRLVSGLLILARSASRADLFRQQIESGAVQKRYIARVIGVFPDKQQVVNANVNYNAREGRSTVEVRDDQENSTAPLKGKAACTKFTRISTNGKHSIVLCEPVTGRTHQIRVHLQYTGHPIANDMLYLSEFVSSRSAEGLSADRAAAKSCSLPEPISLESGISDMENDSNEDLSIDPMCTNCPNLAPKGYEGNEEGLWLHCVKYSGPDWIYECPHPDWACLS, translated from the exons ATGAATACGAAGAGGAAGCGAGAGGATATGGAGATTGTGTGGCAAACTCCCGCCAACCCACCGGAACGCCATGACTACATCTTCCgtaatg GAATACGCTATGTCAAGCCTTACTACTTCGAATTCATCTCTCAT GTGAAGAATCGTTGGGCTGGGAAGACAATTGTTGATCTCTTCTCTGATGAATTCAAAGGAAGACCTCGTGATTACTAT GAATCTGCTGTTAAGTCTGGGCGTATACAAGTTGATGGACAAAAGGTGTCTGTTTCATATGTAGTTCAGTCATCACAAAAGATTAGCCATTTCCTGCACAG GCATGAACCACCAGTGATGTCGTGGGATGTCGAAATACTATGTGAAGAACCAGATGTGCTGACAGTTTGCAAGCCTGCTTCTGTTCCT GTGCATCCATGTGGACAATACCGCAAGAATACGGTCGTTGGTATACTACAAGCGGAGTATGGCCTGGCACCTTTATTTC CGGTTCATCGCCTAGATCGCTTGGTCTCAGGACTACTTATTTTGGCTAGGAGTGCTTCTAGGGCTGACCTCTTCAGGCAACAG ATAGAATCAGGGGCAGTGCAGAAAAGGTATATTGCAAGAGTAATTGGAGTATTCCCAGATAAGCAG CAAGTTGTGAATGCTAATGTCAATTACAATGCTCGAGAAGGGAGGAGCACAGTTGAG GTGAGGGATGACCAGGAAAATAGTACTGCTCCATTGAAGGGGAAGGCTGCCTGTACCAAATTTACAAGGATTAGTACCAATGGAAAGCACAGCATCGTTTTGTGCGAACCCGTAACTGGAAGGACCCATCAG ATACGTGTGCATCTGCAATATACAGGTCATCCCATAGCCAATGATATGCTCTACCTGTCTGAATTCGTGTCTAGTCGCTCTGCTGAAGGATTGAGCGCGGATAGAGCTGCAGCAAAATCATGCTCTCTTCCAGAGCCCATCTCTCTTGAAAGTGGAATTAGTGACATGGAAAATGACTCCAATGAAGATCTTAGCATTGATCCTATGTGTACAAATTGTCCAAATCTTGCTCCGAAAGG GTATGAGGGAAATGAAGAGGGTCTATGGCTGCATTGTGTAAAGTATTCAGGACCTGACTGGATATATGAATGTCCACATCCAGATTGGGCATGTCTAAGTTGA
- the LOC129894470 gene encoding RNA pseudouridine synthase 7 isoform X2 — translation MNSKEDLVITMYESAVKSGRIQVDGQKVSVSYVVQSSQKISHFLHRHEPPVMSWDVEILCEEPDVLTVCKPASVPVHPCGQYRKNTVVGILQAEYGLAPLFPVHRLDRLVSGLLILARSASRADLFRQQIESGAVQKRYIARVIGVFPDKQQVVNANVNYNAREGRSTVEVRDDQENSTAPLKGKAACTKFTRISTNGKHSIVLCEPVTGRTHQIRVHLQYTGHPIANDMLYLSEFVSSRSAEGLSADRAAAKSCSLPEPISLESGISDMENDSNEDLSIDPMCTNCPNLAPKGYEGNEEGLWLHCVKYSGPDWIYECPHPDWACLS, via the exons ATGAATTCAAAGGAAGACCTCGTGATTACTATGTAT GAATCTGCTGTTAAGTCTGGGCGTATACAAGTTGATGGACAAAAGGTGTCTGTTTCATATGTAGTTCAGTCATCACAAAAGATTAGCCATTTCCTGCACAG GCATGAACCACCAGTGATGTCGTGGGATGTCGAAATACTATGTGAAGAACCAGATGTGCTGACAGTTTGCAAGCCTGCTTCTGTTCCT GTGCATCCATGTGGACAATACCGCAAGAATACGGTCGTTGGTATACTACAAGCGGAGTATGGCCTGGCACCTTTATTTC CGGTTCATCGCCTAGATCGCTTGGTCTCAGGACTACTTATTTTGGCTAGGAGTGCTTCTAGGGCTGACCTCTTCAGGCAACAG ATAGAATCAGGGGCAGTGCAGAAAAGGTATATTGCAAGAGTAATTGGAGTATTCCCAGATAAGCAG CAAGTTGTGAATGCTAATGTCAATTACAATGCTCGAGAAGGGAGGAGCACAGTTGAG GTGAGGGATGACCAGGAAAATAGTACTGCTCCATTGAAGGGGAAGGCTGCCTGTACCAAATTTACAAGGATTAGTACCAATGGAAAGCACAGCATCGTTTTGTGCGAACCCGTAACTGGAAGGACCCATCAG ATACGTGTGCATCTGCAATATACAGGTCATCCCATAGCCAATGATATGCTCTACCTGTCTGAATTCGTGTCTAGTCGCTCTGCTGAAGGATTGAGCGCGGATAGAGCTGCAGCAAAATCATGCTCTCTTCCAGAGCCCATCTCTCTTGAAAGTGGAATTAGTGACATGGAAAATGACTCCAATGAAGATCTTAGCATTGATCCTATGTGTACAAATTGTCCAAATCTTGCTCCGAAAGG GTATGAGGGAAATGAAGAGGGTCTATGGCTGCATTGTGTAAAGTATTCAGGACCTGACTGGATATATGAATGTCCACATCCAGATTGGGCATGTCTAAGTTGA
- the LOC129895774 gene encoding protein TAPETUM DETERMINANT 1, which translates to MSSQSLKRRIRIGLTYAVFAFFLLLIIRSELFTGRLIGPNFMAEPNSAVTENTNVGPHRKLLNQENEVETNRIWGDKCSKSDIVINQGPTAPLPSGIPTYTVEIMNVCVSGCDISGIHLSCGWFSSARLINPRIFKRLHFDDCLVNDGKPLINGHTISFQYANTFRYPLSVSSVVC; encoded by the exons ATGAGCTCTCAATCATTGAAACGGCGAATCAGAATCGGTTTGACCTACGCCGTGTTCGCGTTCTTCCTTCTCTTAATCATTAGATCGGAGCTTTTTACAG GCAGACTTATTGGTCCAAATTTCATGGCGGAACCAAATTCAGCCGTCACTGAAAACACAAATGTTGGTCCTCATCGCAAGCTTCTTAATCAAG AGAATGAAGTGGAAACAAACCGGATATGGGGTGACAAGTGTTCAAAATCTGATATAGTGATAAATCAGGGACCTACAGCACCTCTACCCAGTGGGATACCCACGTACACAGTGGAGATTATGAACGTCTGTGTCTCTGGCTGTGATATCTCCGGCATCCATCTCAGCTGTGGCTGGTTTAGCTCTGCACGCCTTATTAACCCTCGCATTTTCAAGCGCCTTCATTTTGACGATTGTCTCGTCAATGATGGGAAGCCTCTTATTAATGGTCATACTATTTCCTTCCAATATGCCAACACTTTCCGTTACCCACTCTCTGTTTCTTCTGTTGTCTGCTGA